The Flavobacterium praedii genome window below encodes:
- the purL gene encoding phosphoribosylformylglycinamidine synthase translates to MIHFFENQSKTVFAVHTQNEISAQDISKLNWLFADSNKIEKSVLSDFFVGPRATMITPWSTNAVEITQNMGISGIIRIEEFQRVTADFHDFDPMLSQKYTELNQDIFTIHIQPEAILDIDDIAAYNQSEGLSLSAEEVEYLDNLATKLGRKLTDSEIFAFSQANSEHCRHKIFNGTFIIDGVEKETSLFKLIKKTSQENPNDIVSAYKDNVAFVKGPRVQQFAPKTADKPDFYEIKEFDSVISLKAETHNFPTTVEPFNGAATGSGGEIRDRLAGGQGSLPMAGTAVYMTSYSRLEENRPWEDAVAERKWLYQTPMDILIKASNGASDFGNKFGQPLITGSVLTFEHEENNRKIGYDKVIMQAGGIGYGKLDQAIKKKPQEGDKIVILGGENYRIGMGGAAVSSADTGAFGSGIELNAVQRSNPEMQKRAANAIRGLVESDNNPIVSIHDHGAGGHLNCLSELVEETGGLIDLDKLPVGDPTLSAKEIIGNESQERMGLVIGQKDIDILQRIADRERSPMYQVGDVTGDHRFTFESKTTGLKPMDYALEDFFGSSPKTVMTDTTIDYNYGGLTYDKNNIGTYLEQVLQLEAVACKDWLTNKVDRCVGGKVAKQQCAGPLQLPLNNCGVVALDYLGIEGIATSIGHSPIASLIDPVAGTRTAIAESLSNIVWAPIKDGMKGISLSANWMWACKNEGEDARLYAAVEACSDFAIELGINIPTGKDSLSMKQKYPNDEVIAPGTVIISAGGNCINIRKVVEPVLQKDGGSIYYINLSQDDFKLGGSSLAQTLNVIGNDAPTIKDAAFFKNAFNTLQELILDNQILAGHDIGSGGLITTLLEMCFADVNLGAKIDFSVFEEKDIIKYLFAENIAVVFQAKSDETVEAKLKANGVSFFKLGTAISEATLDFGPCKLDIAKYRDIWFKTSFLLDQKQAKNGTAQARFDNYKNQALNYTFPAHFTGKAPVIDNSKPRPKAAIIREKGSNSEREMANAMYLAGFDVKDVHMTDLISGRENLEDIQFIGAVGGFSNSDVLGSAKGWAGAFKYNEKANTALKNFFKREDTLSVGICNGCQLFMELEVINPEHKVHGKMLHNESHKHESIFTSVTIQENKSVMLSTLAGSTLGVWVSHGEGKFNLPMCEENYNIVGKYGYDSYPANPNGSDFNTAMLCDSTGRHLVMMPHIERSTFQWNWAHYPKDRNDEVSPWHEAFVNAKNWLDKK, encoded by the coding sequence ATGATTCATTTCTTTGAAAACCAAAGCAAAACTGTTTTTGCAGTACATACGCAAAACGAAATTTCGGCTCAAGATATTTCAAAACTCAACTGGCTTTTTGCCGACTCCAATAAAATAGAAAAATCCGTTTTGTCGGATTTTTTTGTTGGACCTCGTGCCACTATGATAACACCTTGGAGTACCAATGCAGTAGAAATTACCCAAAATATGGGAATTTCTGGAATCATTCGTATTGAAGAATTCCAAAGAGTTACGGCAGATTTCCATGATTTTGACCCTATGCTTTCGCAAAAATACACCGAGTTGAATCAAGATATTTTTACCATACACATTCAACCCGAAGCGATTTTAGATATTGATGACATTGCTGCCTACAACCAATCCGAAGGGTTATCGCTGAGTGCTGAAGAAGTAGAATATTTAGATAATTTAGCAACAAAATTAGGTAGAAAGTTAACCGATTCGGAAATTTTCGCCTTTTCACAAGCCAATTCAGAACATTGTCGCCACAAGATTTTCAATGGAACTTTTATAATTGATGGTGTAGAAAAAGAAACATCTCTTTTTAAATTAATCAAAAAAACATCTCAAGAAAACCCTAACGATATTGTTTCGGCATACAAAGACAACGTAGCTTTTGTAAAAGGACCAAGAGTACAACAATTTGCTCCAAAAACTGCCGACAAACCTGACTTTTATGAAATAAAAGAATTTGATTCGGTAATATCTTTAAAAGCTGAAACACATAATTTCCCAACAACAGTGGAGCCTTTCAACGGAGCTGCAACTGGATCGGGAGGAGAAATTCGTGACCGTTTAGCAGGTGGACAAGGTTCATTACCAATGGCAGGAACTGCTGTTTACATGACTTCCTATTCTCGTTTAGAAGAAAATCGTCCTTGGGAAGATGCTGTAGCCGAAAGAAAATGGTTGTATCAAACTCCAATGGACATCTTGATAAAAGCTTCGAATGGAGCTTCAGATTTTGGAAATAAATTTGGGCAACCGCTTATTACCGGTTCGGTTTTGACTTTCGAACACGAAGAAAACAACCGCAAAATTGGTTACGACAAAGTAATCATGCAAGCAGGTGGAATTGGTTACGGAAAATTAGATCAAGCTATAAAAAAGAAACCACAAGAAGGAGACAAAATTGTTATTCTTGGTGGAGAAAATTATAGAATCGGAATGGGTGGAGCAGCAGTTTCCTCAGCTGATACTGGAGCTTTTGGTTCTGGAATCGAATTGAATGCTGTACAACGTTCCAACCCGGAAATGCAAAAACGTGCTGCCAACGCCATTCGTGGTTTGGTAGAAAGCGATAATAATCCAATTGTTTCTATTCACGATCACGGAGCTGGAGGACACTTAAACTGTCTTTCGGAATTGGTTGAAGAAACTGGAGGATTAATTGATTTGGACAAATTACCTGTTGGTGACCCTACCCTTTCGGCAAAAGAAATTATTGGTAACGAATCTCAAGAAAGAATGGGATTGGTAATTGGACAAAAAGATATCGATATTTTACAACGAATTGCAGATAGAGAACGCTCGCCAATGTATCAAGTGGGTGACGTAACTGGTGACCACCGTTTTACTTTCGAGTCAAAAACTACAGGTTTGAAACCAATGGACTATGCTTTGGAAGATTTCTTCGGAAGTTCTCCAAAAACAGTTATGACCGATACCACTATCGATTACAACTATGGTGGTTTAACGTATGATAAAAACAATATTGGCACCTATTTAGAGCAAGTTTTACAACTGGAAGCCGTTGCCTGTAAAGACTGGTTAACGAACAAAGTAGACCGTTGTGTAGGTGGAAAAGTAGCCAAACAACAATGTGCTGGTCCTTTGCAATTGCCATTGAATAATTGTGGTGTTGTGGCATTAGATTATCTAGGGATAGAAGGAATTGCAACCTCAATTGGACACTCTCCTATTGCATCTTTGATTGACCCAGTTGCTGGAACAAGAACAGCAATTGCCGAATCCTTGTCTAATATTGTTTGGGCTCCTATAAAAGACGGAATGAAAGGAATTTCTCTTTCGGCCAACTGGATGTGGGCTTGTAAAAACGAAGGAGAAGATGCTCGTTTGTATGCTGCTGTTGAAGCGTGTTCGGATTTTGCAATCGAATTAGGAATCAATATCCCAACTGGAAAAGATTCGCTTTCGATGAAACAAAAATATCCAAACGACGAAGTTATTGCACCGGGAACGGTAATAATTTCTGCAGGTGGAAATTGTATCAATATCAGAAAAGTAGTGGAGCCTGTTTTGCAAAAAGACGGAGGTTCTATTTATTATATCAATTTGTCCCAAGACGACTTTAAACTAGGAGGTTCTTCTTTGGCACAAACATTGAATGTTATTGGAAACGATGCTCCTACAATTAAAGACGCTGCTTTCTTCAAAAATGCATTCAACACATTACAAGAATTGATTTTAGACAATCAAATCTTGGCAGGACACGATATCGGAAGCGGTGGTTTGATTACTACTTTATTAGAAATGTGTTTTGCAGATGTGAATTTGGGAGCTAAAATTGATTTCTCTGTTTTTGAAGAAAAAGACATTATCAAATATCTTTTTGCCGAAAACATTGCAGTAGTTTTCCAAGCCAAATCAGACGAAACTGTTGAAGCTAAATTAAAAGCAAATGGCGTTTCTTTCTTCAAATTAGGAACTGCAATATCCGAAGCTACTTTAGACTTTGGCCCTTGTAAATTAGACATTGCCAAATACAGAGATATCTGGTTTAAAACTTCTTTCTTATTAGACCAAAAACAAGCCAAAAACGGAACTGCCCAAGCGCGATTCGATAATTACAAAAATCAAGCATTAAACTATACTTTCCCTGCACACTTTACGGGTAAAGCACCAGTAATAGATAATTCAAAACCAAGACCGAAAGCGGCAATCATTCGCGAGAAAGGAAGTAATTCTGAACGTGAAATGGCCAATGCGATGTACTTAGCAGGTTTTGACGTGAAAGACGTTCACATGACCGATTTGATTTCGGGACGTGAAAATCTAGAAGACATTCAGTTTATTGGAGCTGTTGGTGGATTCTCGAATTCGGATGTTTTAGGTTCTGCCAAAGGTTGGGCTGGAGCATTCAAATACAATGAAAAAGCAAATACAGCATTGAAAAACTTTTTCAAAAGAGAAGATACTTTATCAGTTGGAATCTGTAACGGTTGTCAATTGTTTATGGAATTGGAAGTAATCAATCCAGAACATAAAGTTCACGGAAAAATGCTTCATAACGAAAGTCATAAACATGAAAGTATTTTCACGTCAGTAACGATACAAGAAAACAAATCTGTAATGTTGTCTACTTTGGCAGGAAGCACATTGGGTGTTTGGGTTTCGCATGGTGAAGGAAAATTCAATTTACCAATGTGTGAAGAAAACTACAATATTGTTGGAAAATATGGCTACGACAGTTATCCAGCAAATCCAAACGGATCTGATTTCAACACGGCAATGCTATGTGATTCAACAGGTCGTCACTTGGTAATGATGCCACACATTGAGCGTTCAACTTTTCAATGGAACTGGGCACATTATCCAAAAGACAGAAACGATGAAGTTTCGCCTTGGCATGAAGCCTTTGTGAATGCCAAAAATTGGTTGGATAAAAAATAA
- a CDS encoding AMP-dependent synthetase/ligase encodes MTTITRLFDFPYFQLENYDKQDALVTKQNGVWVKTSTQEYIDSANAISRALLRMGIQKNDKIAIISSSNRTEWHIMDIGILQTGAQNVPIYPTIAQEDYEYILNHSEAMYVFVSDIEVLNKVNNIKANVPSLKDVYCFNEIEGCKNWKELLVLGEDKSNQDVVEDRKNNVNPEDLATIIYTSGTTGRPKGVMLSHNNIVSNVLNSAPRIPFEAGKSVALSFLPICHIFERMILYLYQYYGVSVYFGESIDKISDNIKEVKPNVITAVPRLLEKVYDKIYAKGLELKGIKRMLFFWAINLGLHYAPYGANGFWYEFQLKIARKLIFSKWKEGLGGNLDLMVSGSAALQKRLARVFAAAEIPVMEGYGLTETSPVITVNDMRNRGFKVGTVGKVIDNVEVKIAEDGEILCKGPNVMMGYYKDSEKTAEAIIDGYFHTGDIGNLDEEGFLTITDRKKEMFKTSGGKYIAPQIIENTMKQSRFIEQIMVIGDGEKMPGAFIQPSFEFIREWEKLHGIEVGKTNQEVIAHPKVIARIQEEIDHLNPKFGNWEQIKRFELTPDVWSIEGGHLTPTLKLKRKIILEIYKNLYIKIYGHFE; translated from the coding sequence ATGACAACGATCACCCGTCTCTTTGATTTTCCATACTTTCAGTTAGAAAATTATGACAAACAAGATGCTTTAGTAACCAAGCAAAATGGGGTTTGGGTGAAAACCTCTACTCAAGAATATATCGATAGCGCGAATGCTATTTCTAGAGCTTTGCTCCGAATGGGTATTCAAAAAAATGATAAAATAGCGATCATTTCAAGCAGTAACAGAACCGAATGGCACATCATGGACATTGGTATTCTGCAAACTGGTGCGCAAAACGTTCCTATTTATCCAACAATCGCTCAAGAAGATTATGAATACATTCTTAATCATTCTGAGGCAATGTATGTGTTTGTCTCGGATATTGAAGTATTGAATAAAGTAAACAATATAAAAGCGAATGTACCATCCTTAAAAGACGTTTATTGTTTTAATGAAATTGAAGGCTGCAAAAATTGGAAAGAATTATTAGTTCTTGGAGAAGATAAAAGTAATCAAGATGTAGTTGAGGATCGAAAAAACAACGTAAATCCAGAAGATTTAGCAACAATCATTTATACATCAGGAACCACAGGAAGACCAAAAGGTGTCATGTTATCCCATAACAACATAGTTTCTAACGTTTTAAATAGTGCTCCAAGAATCCCTTTTGAAGCTGGAAAAAGTGTGGCTTTGAGCTTCCTCCCAATCTGTCACATATTCGAAAGAATGATTTTATATTTATACCAATATTATGGTGTATCGGTATATTTTGGAGAATCAATAGATAAAATCAGTGACAACATAAAAGAAGTAAAACCAAATGTTATTACTGCAGTTCCAAGGCTTTTAGAAAAAGTGTACGATAAAATTTACGCCAAAGGACTAGAATTAAAAGGAATAAAAAGAATGTTATTCTTTTGGGCCATCAATTTAGGTTTGCATTATGCGCCTTATGGAGCCAATGGTTTTTGGTACGAATTCCAATTAAAAATTGCCCGTAAATTAATTTTCAGCAAATGGAAAGAAGGATTGGGTGGTAATTTGGATCTAATGGTTTCTGGAAGTGCTGCGCTTCAAAAAAGGTTAGCCCGTGTTTTTGCTGCTGCCGAAATTCCAGTAATGGAAGGCTACGGATTGACCGAAACCTCACCGGTGATTACAGTAAACGACATGCGAAATCGAGGTTTCAAAGTGGGAACTGTAGGGAAAGTGATAGATAATGTAGAAGTTAAAATTGCCGAAGATGGCGAAATACTTTGTAAAGGACCAAATGTAATGATGGGGTATTACAAAGATTCTGAAAAAACAGCCGAAGCTATCATCGATGGATACTTCCATACGGGAGATATTGGAAATCTTGATGAAGAGGGCTTTTTAACCATTACCGATCGCAAAAAAGAAATGTTCAAAACCTCTGGAGGAAAATACATTGCACCTCAAATTATCGAAAACACCATGAAACAATCTCGTTTTATCGAGCAAATTATGGTCATTGGTGATGGAGAAAAAATGCCGGGCGCTTTTATACAACCTAGTTTTGAATTTATCAGAGAATGGGAAAAATTACACGGAATTGAAGTGGGTAAAACCAATCAAGAAGTAATTGCCCATCCAAAAGTAATTGCCCGTATTCAAGAAGAAATTGATCACCTAAACCCAAAATTCGGAAATTGGGAACAAATCAAACGTTTTGAATTGACACCCGATGTTTGGTCGATTGAAGGAGGACACCTTACTCCTACTTTGAAATTGAAACGAAAAATTATATTGGAAATTTATAAAAACCTATACATAAAAATATACGGTCATTTTGAATAA
- a CDS encoding proline iminopeptidase-family hydrolase, with amino-acid sequence MKIKIYTLLFISLFLMTGCKEKTEDSVKANYLSFAKRDDQFTGGIKMIPITTPKGTFKVWTKTVGNNPTIKVLLLHGGPGLTHELYEAFDGYFPNESIEYIYYDQLGSYYSDQPNDTSLWTNERFVEEVEQVRKALGCDNTNFYVLGQSWGGILAMEYALKYQKNLKGLIISNMMASAPAYNKYAEEVLGPKLPKAVFDQIKTFEKNKDYTNPKYTELLFKYYYTEHILRMPVDQWPESINRAFKHMNPSVYVYMQGPSEFGITGNATLKDWDVTARLKTITVPTLVIGAKFDTMDPKHMEWMSHEVQNGRFLFCPNGSHLSQYDDQKNYFKGVIQFLRDVDSGEFKRG; translated from the coding sequence ATGAAAATCAAAATCTACACCCTGCTTTTCATCAGCCTCTTTTTAATGACAGGCTGTAAAGAAAAAACAGAAGACAGCGTAAAAGCCAATTATCTGAGTTTTGCAAAAAGAGACGATCAGTTTACCGGCGGGATCAAAATGATTCCGATTACCACTCCAAAAGGCACTTTCAAAGTTTGGACAAAAACGGTGGGCAACAATCCAACCATCAAAGTACTCTTGCTTCACGGAGGCCCTGGACTTACCCATGAACTATACGAAGCTTTTGACGGCTATTTCCCGAACGAAAGTATTGAGTACATCTACTACGACCAATTGGGTTCCTATTACAGCGACCAACCGAATGACACTAGTTTATGGACCAACGAACGCTTTGTCGAAGAAGTAGAACAGGTTCGAAAAGCGCTGGGTTGTGACAACACCAACTTTTATGTTTTAGGACAATCCTGGGGCGGAATCCTCGCGATGGAATATGCATTGAAATACCAAAAGAATCTCAAGGGACTGATTATCTCCAACATGATGGCCAGCGCACCTGCTTACAACAAATATGCCGAGGAAGTACTAGGACCCAAACTTCCAAAAGCTGTTTTTGACCAAATCAAAACATTCGAAAAAAACAAGGATTATACCAACCCAAAATACACCGAACTGCTGTTCAAATACTATTATACCGAGCACATACTGAGAATGCCTGTTGATCAATGGCCAGAATCCATAAACAGGGCTTTCAAGCACATGAACCCATCTGTGTATGTGTACATGCAAGGCCCAAGTGAATTTGGAATTACAGGAAACGCCACTTTAAAAGATTGGGATGTCACGGCTCGACTCAAAACGATTACCGTTCCGACTCTGGTTATTGGTGCCAAATTCGACACTATGGATCCCAAACACATGGAATGGATGTCCCACGAAGTACAAAACGGACGCTTTTTGTTTTGCCCGAACGGAAGCCACCTTTCGCAATACGATGACCAGAAAAACTATTTCAAAGGCGTGATTCAGTTTTTGAGAGATGTGGATAGTGGGGAGTTTAAAAGAGGGTAA
- a CDS encoding VapA/VapB family virulence-associated protein encodes MSNNQNGTNNLVQGVSKEIIAHDFHVAMDGKLDNELIYAAKDQIFTTTASYPAKGSSVSMIFYLQFQVSIDNGKTFNGKAGGISTPGGGALFGDIYTDDINRLYSNTVSFQFTSTPVYLSLIFFDNHSNVLGTFQCGSVSTVTGIGGGTGSWS; translated from the coding sequence ATGTCAAACAATCAAAATGGAACTAATAATTTAGTTCAGGGAGTAAGTAAAGAAATTATCGCTCATGATTTTCATGTTGCTATGGATGGTAAATTAGATAATGAATTAATTTATGCTGCCAAGGATCAAATTTTTACTACAACTGCATCCTATCCTGCGAAGGGCAGTTCAGTAAGTATGATTTTTTATCTCCAATTTCAAGTAAGTATTGATAATGGGAAAACTTTTAATGGCAAAGCTGGGGGTATTTCTACTCCAGGTGGAGGAGCTCTTTTTGGAGATATTTACACAGATGATATAAATCGTTTATATAGTAATACAGTAAGTTTTCAATTTACCAGTACACCTGTATACTTAAGTCTTATATTTTTTGATAATCATTCTAATGTTTTAGGTACTTTTCAATGCGGTTCTGTATCTACTGTTACTGGTATTGGTGGAGGAACTGGTTCTTGGTCATAA
- a CDS encoding MarR family winged helix-turn-helix transcriptional regulator — translation MKNKTIDYILRATWQAVSRMYNEEAHKYEATMATGFALLSIDRETGTPSTALGPRMGMEATSLTRTLKSMEEKGLITRKKNPEDGRGVLIYLTDFGKEKRELSKNTVLNFNESVRKHISEEKINTFIEVAEIINELIQNKNIFNQQENSNDESNH, via the coding sequence ATGAAAAACAAAACAATAGATTATATCCTAAGAGCAACTTGGCAAGCCGTATCCAGAATGTACAACGAAGAAGCTCATAAATATGAAGCCACAATGGCCACTGGATTTGCTTTATTAAGCATTGATAGAGAAACAGGAACACCATCAACTGCATTGGGTCCCAGAATGGGAATGGAAGCCACCAGTTTGACCAGAACGTTAAAATCGATGGAAGAAAAAGGGCTAATCACCCGCAAGAAAAATCCAGAAGACGGCAGAGGCGTTTTGATTTACCTGACCGATTTTGGGAAAGAAAAAAGAGAGCTTTCGAAGAATACCGTTTTGAATTTTAATGAATCCGTAAGAAAACACATTTCGGAAGAAAAGATAAACACTTTCATAGAAGTGGCAGAAATAATAAACGAACTAATTCAGAATAAAAACATATTTAATCAACAAGAAAACAGTAATGATGAATCGAACCATTAA